In one window of Nicotiana tabacum cultivar K326 chromosome 12, ASM71507v2, whole genome shotgun sequence DNA:
- the LOC107810159 gene encoding cysteine proteinase COT44 produces the protein MSWLCPSLVLVLLIFQGPICTCSSISDLFESWCQQNGKTYSSEQERVYRLEVFEENYAYIIEHNSKGNSTYTLNLNAFSDLTHHEFKNSFLGLSSSANDFIRLKTGSSSAGVFNDVGVVDIPSSLDWREKGAVTKVKNQGSCGACWSFSATGAIEGINKIVTGSLVSLSEQELIDCDKSYNDGCGGGLMDYAFEFVKKNGGIDTEEDYPFNEREGTCNKNKLQRRVVTIDGYTDVPQYDEDKLLKAVANQPVSVGICGSERAFQSYSKGIFTGPCSTVLDHAVLIVGYGSENGVDYWIIKNSWGTSWGINGYMHMQRNSGNQEGICGINKLASYPTKSSPNPPSPPSPGPSKCSMFTSCGQGETCCCGWRLLGVCVSWKCCGLDSAVCCKDGRHCCPHDYPICDTSRNLCLKRMSNATIVQQPQKEAFSGKFGGLIYPF, from the exons ATGAGTTGGTTATGTCCATCTTTGGTTCTTGTACTTCTAATTTTTCAAGGACCAATTTGCACTTGTTCATCAATTTCTGATCTTTTTGAAAGTTGGTGTCAGCAAAATGGAAAGACATATTCTTCTGAACAAGAAAGGGTGTACAGACTCGAGGTGTTTGAAGAAAATTATGCTTATATTATAGAGCATAATAGTAAGGGGAATTCCACTTATACCCTTAATCTCAATGCCTTTTCTGATCTCACTCACCATGAATTCAAGAACTCTTTTTTGGGTTTGTCCTCTTCTGCTAATGATTTTATTAGATTGAAAACTGGGTCGTCTTCTGCTGGAGTTTTTAATGATGTTGGTGTTGTTGATATTCCTTCTTCTTTGGATTGGAGAGAGAAAGGAGCTGTTACTAAAGTCAAGAATCAAGGCAGTTGTG GTGCTTGCTGGTCATTCTCAGCCACTGGAGCAATCGAAGGTATCAATAAGATTGTCACTGGATCTCTTGTAAGTCTCTCTGAGCAGGAGTTAATTGATTGCGACAAAAGTTACAATGACGGCTGTGGAGGTGGATTGATGGACTATGCTTTTGAATTTGTCAAAAAGAATGGTGGTATTGACACTGAAGAGGATTACCCCTTTAATGAAAGAGAAGGAACATGCAACAAAAACAAG CTACAAAGACGTGTTGTAACCATTGATGGATATACTGATGTTCCCCAATATGATGAGGACAAGCTTCTAAAGGCGGTGGCAAATCAACCCGTGAGTGTTGGGATATGCGGCAGTGAGAGAGCATTTCAATCATATTCAAAG GGGATATTCACTGGACCGTGTTCTACAGTACTTGATCATGCGGTACTGATTGTGGGCTATGGTTCTGAAAATGGAGTTGATTACTGGATTATAAAAAATTCATGGGGAACAAGCTGGGGAATAAATGGTTATATGCACATGCAGCGTAATAGTGGGAATCAAGAAGGGATATGTGGGATCAATAAGCTAGCTTCATATCCAACTAAGAGTAGCCCAAATCCACCATCTCCTCCATCTCCTGGTCCAAGCAAATGCAGTATGTTTACCTCATGTGGTCAAGGTGAAACCTGCTGCTGTGGGTGGAGGCTTCTTGGAGTTTGCGTTTCTTGGAAATGTTGTGGGTTGGATTCTGCAGTGTGTTGCAAAGATGGACGCCACTGTTGCCCACATGATTATCCTATTTGTGACACAAGTCGGAACCTCTGCCTCAAG CGAATGAGCAATGCAACTATAGTGCAACAGCCTCAGAAGGAAGCATTTTCTGGGAAGTTCGGAGGTCTCATTTACCCTTTCTAG